In one Streptomyces sp. NBC_00597 genomic region, the following are encoded:
- a CDS encoding cytochrome ubiquinol oxidase subunit I, whose amino-acid sequence MNVVDLARLQFAVTATLHFLFVALTLGLVTVVALTQTRAIRTEELALRATRMRRVRFWGGLYVINYALGIVSGLTQEFQFGLNWSGLSHVMGNVVGAPLAVESVAAFFLESTFLGLWAFGFNRVSPRAHLALIWGVALTAYASTFWVMVVNGFMQKPVGFEMRDGTAHVTDWGALLTNGATWYAVVHIAGAVALLAGLLMAAVSAHHVRRGQDSEFFRPTLVQGSVLAGCGAVVTAIAGSVHLGALKDYQPEKYAVLMGQSGAELDAVRAAATARYGNGDWLPPAWVGGASVLMLVLGVLLALLAWIPATAARGGATGETLARRRLRLRLPSVLLPLGFLALICGWLSREVGRQPWMVTGELTVRDAVADVSRGGMLASFVVFTLVLTTLAVVDWVLMARFARLGPDAGLLGDTGLFPDAEERRVLREGDRGTPEADVRPSY is encoded by the coding sequence GTGAACGTAGTTGACCTCGCGCGACTCCAGTTCGCCGTCACCGCGACGCTGCACTTCCTGTTCGTCGCCCTGACCCTCGGACTGGTCACGGTCGTCGCACTGACGCAGACCCGGGCGATCCGCACCGAGGAACTCGCCCTGCGCGCCACCCGCATGCGCCGCGTGCGCTTCTGGGGCGGCCTCTACGTCATCAACTACGCCCTCGGCATCGTCAGCGGACTCACCCAGGAGTTCCAGTTCGGCCTGAACTGGTCCGGCCTCTCCCACGTCATGGGCAACGTCGTCGGCGCCCCGCTGGCCGTCGAGAGCGTCGCCGCGTTCTTCCTCGAATCGACCTTCCTCGGGCTCTGGGCGTTCGGGTTCAACCGGGTGTCGCCCCGCGCCCACCTCGCGCTGATCTGGGGCGTCGCCCTCACCGCGTACGCCTCCACCTTCTGGGTCATGGTGGTCAACGGCTTCATGCAGAAGCCCGTCGGATTCGAGATGCGCGACGGCACCGCACACGTCACCGACTGGGGCGCCCTGCTCACCAACGGGGCGACCTGGTACGCCGTCGTGCACATCGCGGGCGCCGTGGCCCTGCTCGCCGGCCTGCTCATGGCCGCCGTCAGCGCCCACCACGTGCGCCGCGGCCAGGACAGCGAATTCTTCCGCCCGACGCTGGTCCAGGGCTCCGTCCTCGCGGGTTGCGGCGCCGTCGTCACCGCGATCGCGGGCTCCGTGCACCTGGGGGCGCTCAAGGACTACCAGCCCGAGAAGTACGCCGTGCTGATGGGCCAGAGCGGCGCCGAACTCGACGCGGTGCGCGCCGCCGCGACGGCCCGGTACGGCAACGGTGACTGGCTGCCGCCCGCGTGGGTGGGCGGGGCGTCCGTGCTCATGCTCGTCCTCGGCGTCCTCCTGGCCCTGCTGGCCTGGATCCCGGCCACGGCCGCCCGCGGCGGAGCGACGGGCGAGACGCTCGCCCGCCGGCGTTTGCGGCTGCGGCTGCCGTCGGTCCTGCTGCCCCTCGGCTTCCTGGCCCTGATCTGCGGCTGGCTCAGCCGCGAGGTCGGCCGGCAGCCGTGGATGGTCACCGGCGAACTCACCGTCCGCGACGCCGTCGCCGACGTCTCCCGCGGGGGGATGCTCGCCTCGTTCGTCGTCTTCACGCTCGTGCTCACCACCCTGGCCGTCGTCGACTGGGTGCTCATGGCCCGCTTCGCGCGGCTCGGACCGGACGCGGGACTGCTCGGCGACACGGGCCTCTTCCCGGACGCCGAAGAGCGCAGGGTGTTGCGGGAGGGCGACCGGGGGACGCCCGAGGCGGACGTCCGCCCCTCCTACTGA